The Megachile rotundata isolate GNS110a chromosome 8, iyMegRotu1, whole genome shotgun sequence genome has a segment encoding these proteins:
- the LOC100874850 gene encoding uncharacterized protein LOC100874850 isoform X1 yields MEASNNQQQKEKEPRVHRPCAFDKMEGLVREMQDPENGVPVRSQKQFLTSIPSAFMGECHRYLRCGVSVSGHHGQGTTVGCLRVAGYDLIEWLMERLSIEESVEAVHIANQLCQYGYFFPVNDSKTLTVKDDSSLYRFQTPCYWPWQHRTPDNVEYAIYLAKRSLRNKQRHALEDYEIEALNSLRRNLQNKWDIIQLQAEEQVQVRLSKERKKGDKIVSDSQERAFWRVYRPPPGCLSSLEIAPVPTRFRPGLSRPPSRKRTLTDLQREVALLKNSLTRTRIKVSAAIENLKSYFETYVEYDAMFVPPQPSNPWITDDQTFWQLNSPLVEVPTEKRVKRWALSMEELMSDPTGLQEFTNYLRKEYSHENIRFWLAVKDLRHSFQAQIPDKVNEIFREFLAPGAPCEINIDGKTMEKVHQEMKNPNRFTFDSAAEHVYTLLLKKDCYPRFIRSDQYRNLLAAGVQPLQKKRFFGFGGQAKKKLSSTSAPPTSTLQQHTISSGSGGKRRGSDRSLSGSAHELAVCGVRETTSTTTRVPHSHSQSNLADIPYRDAGTSEAMARPMDDVCPWDAAPGPSIEHTMDSTGHQHSILSGITSPVESQHEEGRSNLTGQSQSIEFARPSRKNSTQLDSCSSSSDVSLAVAEVTEHIRKSCSLQHSASTAGTTSTERYGAGCGMTTRNYSIGSTSARVKLAEIGRPSASFCNYPSPQHSFEYSHVVVERSDAPMRSMSEMHETHPVRSKVPSFEKEPTSKLTKAPLISISAIVGDLASDSPTMEQEENEGDDCVEMKEEDKEAARKRESEAEKIDTVIPEEESPAVSSQVDTEVKELLEEAQVVPVWEPDAQQDDQVAPITETVPQQKRDNNVNEVCPWEDEENCRVDAPYVKTYATLGYL; encoded by the exons ATGGAGGGGCTGGTGCGGGAGATGCAAGACCCTGAGAACGGGGTACCCGTGCGCAGCCAAAAACAATTTCTCACCTCGATCCCCTCAGCTTTCATGGGTGAGTGCCATCGGTACCTGCGTTGTGGAGTAAGCGTAAGCGGCCATCACGGCCAGGGCACTACAGTAGGCTGCCTGCGTGTTGCAGGTTACGACCTCATCGAGTGGCTGATGGAGCGGCTTTCCATCGAGGAATCAG TAGAGGCGGTCCATATTGCCAACCAACTCTGCCAGTATGGCTACTTCTTCCCGGTGAATGACTCCAAGACACTCACCGTAAAGGATGATAGTTCTCTATATAGATTTCAG ACACCATGTTATTGGCCATGGCAGCATAGAACCCCTGATAACGTGGAGTACGCTATTTATCTGGCTAAAAGAAGTCTAAGAAACAAGCAACGCCATGCTCTTGAGGATTATGAGATT GAAGCTTTGAACAGCCTACGTAGGAATTTGCAGAACAAGTGGGACATCATTCAACTTCAGGCTGAGGAACAGGT TCAGGTACGTCTATCAAAGGAGCGGAAGAAAGGCGACAAAATAGTGAGTGATTCCCAGGAACGAGCGTTTTGGAGAGTTTATAGGCCACCACCCGGTTGTCTTAGTAGCCTTGAAATAGCACCTGTACCTACTCGTTTTCGTCCTGGACTTTCGCGTCCTCCGTCACGTAAACGCACCTTAACCGATCTGCAACGTGAG GTGGCCCTGTTAAAGAATAGCTTAACTCGCACGAGAATAAAGGTATCAGCTGCGATCGAAAACTTGAAGTCATACTTTGAAACATACGTGGAGTACGATGCGATGTTTGTACCGCCTCAACCTTCTAATCCATGGATCACCGACGATCAAACATTTTGGCAATTAAACAGTCCCCT GGTGGAAGTTCCTACGGAAAAAAGGGTAAAACGTTGGGCGCTGTCAATGGAAGAATTAATGTCTGATCCTACgg GTTTGCAAGAATTTacgaattatttaagaaaagaaTACAGTCACGAAAATATACGATTTTGGTTGGCTGTTAAAGATTTAAGGCACAGCTTTCAAGCACAAATACCTGACAAAGTCAACGAAATCTTCAG AGAATTCCTGGCACCTGGAGCCCCTTGCGAGATCAACATAGACGGGAAAACAATGGAAAAAGTTCATCAAGAAATGAAAAATCCAAATCGATTCACATTCGATTCTGCCGCTGAACACGTGTATACGTTACTTCTCAAAAAGGATTGTTATCCTAGATTTATTCGCTCTGATCAGTATCGAAATCTCTTAGCTGCCGGTGTGCAACCATTACAAAAAAAGAG ATTCTTCGGCTTCGGCGGACAAGCCAAAAAGAAACTGTCTTCAACTTCAGCCCCACCAACCAGCACCTTGCAACAACACACTATAAGCAGTGGAAGCGGTGGTAAACGCAGAGGAAGCGATCGAAGCCTCTCAGGATCTGCTCACGAGTTAGCAGTTTGCGGTGTTCGTGAGACAACTTCAACTACAACCAGAGTGCCGCATTCCCACAGTCAGTCGAACCTTGCTGATATTCCATACAG GGATGCTGGCACGTCGGAAGCGATGGCTCGCCCTATGGACGACGTTTGCCCGTGGGACGCGGCGCCGGGCCCCAGTATAGAGCACACCATGGATTCCACGGGACACCAGCACTCGATATTATCTGGAATAACGTCGCCGGTTGAAAGCCAGCACGAAGAGGGTAGAAGTAACTTGACCGGGCAATCACAGTCTATCGAATTTGCACGCCCGTCCCGGAAAAACTCGACGCAATTGGATTCCTGTAGTTCCTCGTCTGACGTCAGTCTGGCGGTGGCGGAAGTCACTGAACATATTCGAAAATCTTGTAGTCTGCAGCACAGTGCTAGCACAG CTGGCACAACATCAACTGAACGATACGGCGCTGGATGCGGCATGACAACACGAAATTATTCTATCGGATCCACCAGCGCGAGAGTGAAGCTGGCAGAGATCGGTAGACCATCCGCTTCGTTTTGCAATTATCCGTCGCCGCAACACTCGTTCGAGTATTCCCACGTGGTCGTCGAACGATCGGACGCACCCATGAGAAGCATGAGCGAGATGCATGAAACTCATCCAGTCAGGTCAAAGGTCCCGTCGTTTGAAAAGGAACCTACGAGCAAATTGACCAAGGCCCCTTTGATAAGCATCAGCGCGATCGTGGGCGATTTAGCGAGCGATAGCCCAACGATGGAGCAAGAAGAGAATGAAGGGGACGATTGCGTAGAAATGAAGGAAGAGGACAAAGAAGCTGCGAGAAAACGAGAATCGGAAGCTGAGAAGATCGATACAGTAATTCCTGAAGAAGAAAGCCCCGCGGTTTCGAGCCAGGTGGATACGGAGGTCAAGGAATTGCTGGAAGAGGCACAAGTTGTTCCTGTCTGGGAACCGGACGCCCAACAGGACGACCAAGTTGCACCCATTACTGAAACAGTACCTCAGCAAAAGCGTGACAATAACGTTAACGAAGTGTGCCCGTGGGAAGACGA GGAAAACTGTAGAGTGGATGCACCTTACGTGAAAACCTATGCGACTTTAGGTTACTTATAA
- the LOC100874850 gene encoding uncharacterized protein LOC100874850 isoform X7, translated as MAYSQTPCYWPWQHRTPDNVEYAIYLAKRSLRNKQRHALEDYEIEALNSLRRNLQNKWDIIQLQAEEQVQVRLSKERKKGDKIVSDSQERAFWRVYRPPPGCLSSLEIAPVPTRFRPGLSRPPSRKRTLTDLQREVALLKNSLTRTRIKVSAAIENLKSYFETYVEYDAMFVPPQPSNPWITDDQTFWQLNSPLVEVPTEKRVKRWALSMEELMSDPTGLQEFTNYLRKEYSHENIRFWLAVKDLRHSFQAQIPDKVNEIFREFLAPGAPCEINIDGKTMEKVHQEMKNPNRFTFDSAAEHVYTLLLKKDCYPRFIRSDQYRNLLAAGVQPLQKKRFFGFGGQAKKKLSSTSAPPTSTLQQHTISSGSGGKRRGSDRSLSGSAHELAVCGVRETTSTTTRVPHSHSQSNLADIPYRDAGTSEAMARPMDDVCPWDAAPGPSIEHTMDSTGHQHSILSGITSPVESQHEEGRSNLTGQSQSIEFARPSRKNSTQLDSCSSSSDVSLAVAEVTEHIRKSCSLQHSASTAGTTSTERYGAGCGMTTRNYSIGSTSARVKLAEIGRPSASFCNYPSPQHSFEYSHVVVERSDAPMRSMSEMHETHPVRSKVPSFEKEPTSKLTKAPLISISAIVGDLASDSPTMEQEENEGDDCVEMKEEDKEAARKRESEAEKIDTVIPEEESPAVSSQVDTEVKELLEEAQVVPVWEPDAQQDDQVAPITETVPQQKRDNNVNEVCPWEDEENCRVDAPYVKTYATLGYL; from the exons ATGGCGTATTCACAG ACACCATGTTATTGGCCATGGCAGCATAGAACCCCTGATAACGTGGAGTACGCTATTTATCTGGCTAAAAGAAGTCTAAGAAACAAGCAACGCCATGCTCTTGAGGATTATGAGATT GAAGCTTTGAACAGCCTACGTAGGAATTTGCAGAACAAGTGGGACATCATTCAACTTCAGGCTGAGGAACAGGT TCAGGTACGTCTATCAAAGGAGCGGAAGAAAGGCGACAAAATAGTGAGTGATTCCCAGGAACGAGCGTTTTGGAGAGTTTATAGGCCACCACCCGGTTGTCTTAGTAGCCTTGAAATAGCACCTGTACCTACTCGTTTTCGTCCTGGACTTTCGCGTCCTCCGTCACGTAAACGCACCTTAACCGATCTGCAACGTGAG GTGGCCCTGTTAAAGAATAGCTTAACTCGCACGAGAATAAAGGTATCAGCTGCGATCGAAAACTTGAAGTCATACTTTGAAACATACGTGGAGTACGATGCGATGTTTGTACCGCCTCAACCTTCTAATCCATGGATCACCGACGATCAAACATTTTGGCAATTAAACAGTCCCCT GGTGGAAGTTCCTACGGAAAAAAGGGTAAAACGTTGGGCGCTGTCAATGGAAGAATTAATGTCTGATCCTACgg GTTTGCAAGAATTTacgaattatttaagaaaagaaTACAGTCACGAAAATATACGATTTTGGTTGGCTGTTAAAGATTTAAGGCACAGCTTTCAAGCACAAATACCTGACAAAGTCAACGAAATCTTCAG AGAATTCCTGGCACCTGGAGCCCCTTGCGAGATCAACATAGACGGGAAAACAATGGAAAAAGTTCATCAAGAAATGAAAAATCCAAATCGATTCACATTCGATTCTGCCGCTGAACACGTGTATACGTTACTTCTCAAAAAGGATTGTTATCCTAGATTTATTCGCTCTGATCAGTATCGAAATCTCTTAGCTGCCGGTGTGCAACCATTACAAAAAAAGAG ATTCTTCGGCTTCGGCGGACAAGCCAAAAAGAAACTGTCTTCAACTTCAGCCCCACCAACCAGCACCTTGCAACAACACACTATAAGCAGTGGAAGCGGTGGTAAACGCAGAGGAAGCGATCGAAGCCTCTCAGGATCTGCTCACGAGTTAGCAGTTTGCGGTGTTCGTGAGACAACTTCAACTACAACCAGAGTGCCGCATTCCCACAGTCAGTCGAACCTTGCTGATATTCCATACAG GGATGCTGGCACGTCGGAAGCGATGGCTCGCCCTATGGACGACGTTTGCCCGTGGGACGCGGCGCCGGGCCCCAGTATAGAGCACACCATGGATTCCACGGGACACCAGCACTCGATATTATCTGGAATAACGTCGCCGGTTGAAAGCCAGCACGAAGAGGGTAGAAGTAACTTGACCGGGCAATCACAGTCTATCGAATTTGCACGCCCGTCCCGGAAAAACTCGACGCAATTGGATTCCTGTAGTTCCTCGTCTGACGTCAGTCTGGCGGTGGCGGAAGTCACTGAACATATTCGAAAATCTTGTAGTCTGCAGCACAGTGCTAGCACAG CTGGCACAACATCAACTGAACGATACGGCGCTGGATGCGGCATGACAACACGAAATTATTCTATCGGATCCACCAGCGCGAGAGTGAAGCTGGCAGAGATCGGTAGACCATCCGCTTCGTTTTGCAATTATCCGTCGCCGCAACACTCGTTCGAGTATTCCCACGTGGTCGTCGAACGATCGGACGCACCCATGAGAAGCATGAGCGAGATGCATGAAACTCATCCAGTCAGGTCAAAGGTCCCGTCGTTTGAAAAGGAACCTACGAGCAAATTGACCAAGGCCCCTTTGATAAGCATCAGCGCGATCGTGGGCGATTTAGCGAGCGATAGCCCAACGATGGAGCAAGAAGAGAATGAAGGGGACGATTGCGTAGAAATGAAGGAAGAGGACAAAGAAGCTGCGAGAAAACGAGAATCGGAAGCTGAGAAGATCGATACAGTAATTCCTGAAGAAGAAAGCCCCGCGGTTTCGAGCCAGGTGGATACGGAGGTCAAGGAATTGCTGGAAGAGGCACAAGTTGTTCCTGTCTGGGAACCGGACGCCCAACAGGACGACCAAGTTGCACCCATTACTGAAACAGTACCTCAGCAAAAGCGTGACAATAACGTTAACGAAGTGTGCCCGTGGGAAGACGA GGAAAACTGTAGAGTGGATGCACCTTACGTGAAAACCTATGCGACTTTAGGTTACTTATAA
- the LOC100874850 gene encoding uncharacterized protein LOC100874850 isoform X3 — protein sequence MEASNNQQQKEKEPRVHRPCAFDKMEGLVREMQDPENGVPVRSQKQFLTSIPSAFMGECHRYLRCGVSVSGHHGQGTTVGCLRVAGYDLIEWLMERLSIEESVEAVHIANQLCQYGYFFPVNDSKTLTVKDDSSLYRFQTPCYWPWQHRTPDNVEYAIYLAKRSLRNKQRHALEDYEIEALNSLRRNLQNKWDIIQLQAEEQVRLSKERKKGDKIVSDSQERAFWRVYRPPPGCLSSLEIAPVPTRFRPGLSRPPSRKRTLTDLQREVALLKNSLTRTRIKVSAAIENLKSYFETYVEYDAMFVPPQPSNPWITDDQTFWQLNSPLVEVPTEKRVKRWALSMEELMSDPTGLQEFTNYLRKEYSHENIRFWLAVKDLRHSFQAQIPDKVNEIFREFLAPGAPCEINIDGKTMEKVHQEMKNPNRFTFDSAAEHVYTLLLKKDCYPRFIRSDQYRNLLAAGVQPLQKKRFFGFGGQAKKKLSSTSAPPTSTLQQHTISSGSGGKRRGSDRSLSGSAHELAVCGVRETTSTTTRVPHSHSQSNLADIPYRDAGTSEAMARPMDDVCPWDAAPGPSIEHTMDSTGHQHSILSGITSPVESQHEEGRSNLTGQSQSIEFARPSRKNSTQLDSCSSSSDVSLAVAEVTEHIRKSCSLQHSASTAGTTSTERYGAGCGMTTRNYSIGSTSARVKLAEIGRPSASFCNYPSPQHSFEYSHVVVERSDAPMRSMSEMHETHPVRSKVPSFEKEPTSKLTKAPLISISAIVGDLASDSPTMEQEENEGDDCVEMKEEDKEAARKRESEAEKIDTVIPEEESPAVSSQVDTEVKELLEEAQVVPVWEPDAQQDDQVAPITETVPQQKRDNNVNEVCPWEDEENCRVDAPYVKTYATLGYL from the exons ATGGAGGGGCTGGTGCGGGAGATGCAAGACCCTGAGAACGGGGTACCCGTGCGCAGCCAAAAACAATTTCTCACCTCGATCCCCTCAGCTTTCATGGGTGAGTGCCATCGGTACCTGCGTTGTGGAGTAAGCGTAAGCGGCCATCACGGCCAGGGCACTACAGTAGGCTGCCTGCGTGTTGCAGGTTACGACCTCATCGAGTGGCTGATGGAGCGGCTTTCCATCGAGGAATCAG TAGAGGCGGTCCATATTGCCAACCAACTCTGCCAGTATGGCTACTTCTTCCCGGTGAATGACTCCAAGACACTCACCGTAAAGGATGATAGTTCTCTATATAGATTTCAG ACACCATGTTATTGGCCATGGCAGCATAGAACCCCTGATAACGTGGAGTACGCTATTTATCTGGCTAAAAGAAGTCTAAGAAACAAGCAACGCCATGCTCTTGAGGATTATGAGATT GAAGCTTTGAACAGCCTACGTAGGAATTTGCAGAACAAGTGGGACATCATTCAACTTCAGGCTGAGGAACAG GTACGTCTATCAAAGGAGCGGAAGAAAGGCGACAAAATAGTGAGTGATTCCCAGGAACGAGCGTTTTGGAGAGTTTATAGGCCACCACCCGGTTGTCTTAGTAGCCTTGAAATAGCACCTGTACCTACTCGTTTTCGTCCTGGACTTTCGCGTCCTCCGTCACGTAAACGCACCTTAACCGATCTGCAACGTGAG GTGGCCCTGTTAAAGAATAGCTTAACTCGCACGAGAATAAAGGTATCAGCTGCGATCGAAAACTTGAAGTCATACTTTGAAACATACGTGGAGTACGATGCGATGTTTGTACCGCCTCAACCTTCTAATCCATGGATCACCGACGATCAAACATTTTGGCAATTAAACAGTCCCCT GGTGGAAGTTCCTACGGAAAAAAGGGTAAAACGTTGGGCGCTGTCAATGGAAGAATTAATGTCTGATCCTACgg GTTTGCAAGAATTTacgaattatttaagaaaagaaTACAGTCACGAAAATATACGATTTTGGTTGGCTGTTAAAGATTTAAGGCACAGCTTTCAAGCACAAATACCTGACAAAGTCAACGAAATCTTCAG AGAATTCCTGGCACCTGGAGCCCCTTGCGAGATCAACATAGACGGGAAAACAATGGAAAAAGTTCATCAAGAAATGAAAAATCCAAATCGATTCACATTCGATTCTGCCGCTGAACACGTGTATACGTTACTTCTCAAAAAGGATTGTTATCCTAGATTTATTCGCTCTGATCAGTATCGAAATCTCTTAGCTGCCGGTGTGCAACCATTACAAAAAAAGAG ATTCTTCGGCTTCGGCGGACAAGCCAAAAAGAAACTGTCTTCAACTTCAGCCCCACCAACCAGCACCTTGCAACAACACACTATAAGCAGTGGAAGCGGTGGTAAACGCAGAGGAAGCGATCGAAGCCTCTCAGGATCTGCTCACGAGTTAGCAGTTTGCGGTGTTCGTGAGACAACTTCAACTACAACCAGAGTGCCGCATTCCCACAGTCAGTCGAACCTTGCTGATATTCCATACAG GGATGCTGGCACGTCGGAAGCGATGGCTCGCCCTATGGACGACGTTTGCCCGTGGGACGCGGCGCCGGGCCCCAGTATAGAGCACACCATGGATTCCACGGGACACCAGCACTCGATATTATCTGGAATAACGTCGCCGGTTGAAAGCCAGCACGAAGAGGGTAGAAGTAACTTGACCGGGCAATCACAGTCTATCGAATTTGCACGCCCGTCCCGGAAAAACTCGACGCAATTGGATTCCTGTAGTTCCTCGTCTGACGTCAGTCTGGCGGTGGCGGAAGTCACTGAACATATTCGAAAATCTTGTAGTCTGCAGCACAGTGCTAGCACAG CTGGCACAACATCAACTGAACGATACGGCGCTGGATGCGGCATGACAACACGAAATTATTCTATCGGATCCACCAGCGCGAGAGTGAAGCTGGCAGAGATCGGTAGACCATCCGCTTCGTTTTGCAATTATCCGTCGCCGCAACACTCGTTCGAGTATTCCCACGTGGTCGTCGAACGATCGGACGCACCCATGAGAAGCATGAGCGAGATGCATGAAACTCATCCAGTCAGGTCAAAGGTCCCGTCGTTTGAAAAGGAACCTACGAGCAAATTGACCAAGGCCCCTTTGATAAGCATCAGCGCGATCGTGGGCGATTTAGCGAGCGATAGCCCAACGATGGAGCAAGAAGAGAATGAAGGGGACGATTGCGTAGAAATGAAGGAAGAGGACAAAGAAGCTGCGAGAAAACGAGAATCGGAAGCTGAGAAGATCGATACAGTAATTCCTGAAGAAGAAAGCCCCGCGGTTTCGAGCCAGGTGGATACGGAGGTCAAGGAATTGCTGGAAGAGGCACAAGTTGTTCCTGTCTGGGAACCGGACGCCCAACAGGACGACCAAGTTGCACCCATTACTGAAACAGTACCTCAGCAAAAGCGTGACAATAACGTTAACGAAGTGTGCCCGTGGGAAGACGA GGAAAACTGTAGAGTGGATGCACCTTACGTGAAAACCTATGCGACTTTAGGTTACTTATAA
- the LOC100874850 gene encoding uncharacterized protein LOC100874850 isoform X4: MEASNNQQQKEKEPRVHRPCAFDKMEGLVREMQDPENGVPVRSQKQFLTSIPSAFMGYDLIEWLMERLSIEESVEAVHIANQLCQYGYFFPVNDSKTLTVKDDSSLYRFQTPCYWPWQHRTPDNVEYAIYLAKRSLRNKQRHALEDYEIEALNSLRRNLQNKWDIIQLQAEEQVQVRLSKERKKGDKIVSDSQERAFWRVYRPPPGCLSSLEIAPVPTRFRPGLSRPPSRKRTLTDLQREVALLKNSLTRTRIKVSAAIENLKSYFETYVEYDAMFVPPQPSNPWITDDQTFWQLNSPLVEVPTEKRVKRWALSMEELMSDPTGLQEFTNYLRKEYSHENIRFWLAVKDLRHSFQAQIPDKVNEIFREFLAPGAPCEINIDGKTMEKVHQEMKNPNRFTFDSAAEHVYTLLLKKDCYPRFIRSDQYRNLLAAGVQPLQKKRFFGFGGQAKKKLSSTSAPPTSTLQQHTISSGSGGKRRGSDRSLSGSAHELAVCGVRETTSTTTRVPHSHSQSNLADIPYRDAGTSEAMARPMDDVCPWDAAPGPSIEHTMDSTGHQHSILSGITSPVESQHEEGRSNLTGQSQSIEFARPSRKNSTQLDSCSSSSDVSLAVAEVTEHIRKSCSLQHSASTAGTTSTERYGAGCGMTTRNYSIGSTSARVKLAEIGRPSASFCNYPSPQHSFEYSHVVVERSDAPMRSMSEMHETHPVRSKVPSFEKEPTSKLTKAPLISISAIVGDLASDSPTMEQEENEGDDCVEMKEEDKEAARKRESEAEKIDTVIPEEESPAVSSQVDTEVKELLEEAQVVPVWEPDAQQDDQVAPITETVPQQKRDNNVNEVCPWEDEENCRVDAPYVKTYATLGYL; this comes from the exons ATGGAGGGGCTGGTGCGGGAGATGCAAGACCCTGAGAACGGGGTACCCGTGCGCAGCCAAAAACAATTTCTCACCTCGATCCCCTCAGCTTTCATGG GTTACGACCTCATCGAGTGGCTGATGGAGCGGCTTTCCATCGAGGAATCAG TAGAGGCGGTCCATATTGCCAACCAACTCTGCCAGTATGGCTACTTCTTCCCGGTGAATGACTCCAAGACACTCACCGTAAAGGATGATAGTTCTCTATATAGATTTCAG ACACCATGTTATTGGCCATGGCAGCATAGAACCCCTGATAACGTGGAGTACGCTATTTATCTGGCTAAAAGAAGTCTAAGAAACAAGCAACGCCATGCTCTTGAGGATTATGAGATT GAAGCTTTGAACAGCCTACGTAGGAATTTGCAGAACAAGTGGGACATCATTCAACTTCAGGCTGAGGAACAGGT TCAGGTACGTCTATCAAAGGAGCGGAAGAAAGGCGACAAAATAGTGAGTGATTCCCAGGAACGAGCGTTTTGGAGAGTTTATAGGCCACCACCCGGTTGTCTTAGTAGCCTTGAAATAGCACCTGTACCTACTCGTTTTCGTCCTGGACTTTCGCGTCCTCCGTCACGTAAACGCACCTTAACCGATCTGCAACGTGAG GTGGCCCTGTTAAAGAATAGCTTAACTCGCACGAGAATAAAGGTATCAGCTGCGATCGAAAACTTGAAGTCATACTTTGAAACATACGTGGAGTACGATGCGATGTTTGTACCGCCTCAACCTTCTAATCCATGGATCACCGACGATCAAACATTTTGGCAATTAAACAGTCCCCT GGTGGAAGTTCCTACGGAAAAAAGGGTAAAACGTTGGGCGCTGTCAATGGAAGAATTAATGTCTGATCCTACgg GTTTGCAAGAATTTacgaattatttaagaaaagaaTACAGTCACGAAAATATACGATTTTGGTTGGCTGTTAAAGATTTAAGGCACAGCTTTCAAGCACAAATACCTGACAAAGTCAACGAAATCTTCAG AGAATTCCTGGCACCTGGAGCCCCTTGCGAGATCAACATAGACGGGAAAACAATGGAAAAAGTTCATCAAGAAATGAAAAATCCAAATCGATTCACATTCGATTCTGCCGCTGAACACGTGTATACGTTACTTCTCAAAAAGGATTGTTATCCTAGATTTATTCGCTCTGATCAGTATCGAAATCTCTTAGCTGCCGGTGTGCAACCATTACAAAAAAAGAG ATTCTTCGGCTTCGGCGGACAAGCCAAAAAGAAACTGTCTTCAACTTCAGCCCCACCAACCAGCACCTTGCAACAACACACTATAAGCAGTGGAAGCGGTGGTAAACGCAGAGGAAGCGATCGAAGCCTCTCAGGATCTGCTCACGAGTTAGCAGTTTGCGGTGTTCGTGAGACAACTTCAACTACAACCAGAGTGCCGCATTCCCACAGTCAGTCGAACCTTGCTGATATTCCATACAG GGATGCTGGCACGTCGGAAGCGATGGCTCGCCCTATGGACGACGTTTGCCCGTGGGACGCGGCGCCGGGCCCCAGTATAGAGCACACCATGGATTCCACGGGACACCAGCACTCGATATTATCTGGAATAACGTCGCCGGTTGAAAGCCAGCACGAAGAGGGTAGAAGTAACTTGACCGGGCAATCACAGTCTATCGAATTTGCACGCCCGTCCCGGAAAAACTCGACGCAATTGGATTCCTGTAGTTCCTCGTCTGACGTCAGTCTGGCGGTGGCGGAAGTCACTGAACATATTCGAAAATCTTGTAGTCTGCAGCACAGTGCTAGCACAG CTGGCACAACATCAACTGAACGATACGGCGCTGGATGCGGCATGACAACACGAAATTATTCTATCGGATCCACCAGCGCGAGAGTGAAGCTGGCAGAGATCGGTAGACCATCCGCTTCGTTTTGCAATTATCCGTCGCCGCAACACTCGTTCGAGTATTCCCACGTGGTCGTCGAACGATCGGACGCACCCATGAGAAGCATGAGCGAGATGCATGAAACTCATCCAGTCAGGTCAAAGGTCCCGTCGTTTGAAAAGGAACCTACGAGCAAATTGACCAAGGCCCCTTTGATAAGCATCAGCGCGATCGTGGGCGATTTAGCGAGCGATAGCCCAACGATGGAGCAAGAAGAGAATGAAGGGGACGATTGCGTAGAAATGAAGGAAGAGGACAAAGAAGCTGCGAGAAAACGAGAATCGGAAGCTGAGAAGATCGATACAGTAATTCCTGAAGAAGAAAGCCCCGCGGTTTCGAGCCAGGTGGATACGGAGGTCAAGGAATTGCTGGAAGAGGCACAAGTTGTTCCTGTCTGGGAACCGGACGCCCAACAGGACGACCAAGTTGCACCCATTACTGAAACAGTACCTCAGCAAAAGCGTGACAATAACGTTAACGAAGTGTGCCCGTGGGAAGACGA GGAAAACTGTAGAGTGGATGCACCTTACGTGAAAACCTATGCGACTTTAGGTTACTTATAA